The DNA sequence GTGCTCGCCACCGACACGATACGCCCGAACCCGCGTTCCGTCATCGCGGGCAGCACTGCGCGGGTGCAAAGGAAGACCCCGGTCAGGTTGACCGCCATGATGGCATTCCACTGTGCCAAAGTCGTCCGCTTCAGCGGCGCGCTGTCCGCTATACCGGCGTTGTTGATCAGTATATCGATCGGGGCAAATTCACCGGCGGCGCCGAATGCACGGGCGACGCTGTCTTCATCGGCGACATCGACCCCCAGATGCTGCGCCGGGCCGGCACCGTTGCGGTCGCCAATTTCAGCGACAACGGCGGCCAGTTGATCCACCGACCGTCCCATGACCGTGATCCGGGCCCCGGCATCGGCGAGCCTCAGCGCGATCGCCCGGCCAATCCCGCGCCCGCCACCGGTGACGACGGCATGACGACCGGCCAGGGGCCGGGCATTATCGATCGAATGCGCGCTGTCGGGTCTCGCCTCGCTCAAGGCAGTTCACTCCGGCCATTTCGCCCTTAATGTTTTAAGTCTAAAGCGATTTTGGCGCGCGAGCAAGGCCGCAATGAAGCGGGCACTGAAACGACGAATTGACGGCTACTTGGTGCCGAAGATCCGGTCGCCCGCGTCGCCGAGACCCGGCAAAATATAAGCGTGCTCGTTCAATTCACGGTCGAGGCCGGCGGTGAACACCTGCACCGACGGATGATCGGCCGCCAGCCGGCGCACGCCTTCCGGTGCGGCGACCAGGGCCACGAAACGGATATTTGCGTCGCTGACACCGTGTGCGTTCAGAACATCGACCGCATGAGCAGCCGAATTTCCCGTCGCCAGCATCGGGTCGACGAGAATGAACATCCGCTCCTCCGGTGCCGGCAGTTTAACCAGGTATTCCACCGGCTCGTGGGTCTTCGGATCGCGATACAGGCCGATATGACCGCAACGGGCGGAGGGAATCAGCTCCTGCAACCCCTCGGTCATGCCGAGACCGGCGCGCAGAATTGCCACGATCGCCACCTTTTTGCCGGCAAGGATCGGGGCATCCATGGGTTCCAGCGGCGTCTCGATGCGCTTGGTCGTCAACTTCAGGTCGCGCGTGACCTCGTACCCCATCAGGAGCGAAATCTCGCGAAGCAACCGCCGGAATCCGTTGGTCGAGCGATCGATCTGGCGCAACAGGGTAAGTTTGTGCTGGATCAGCGGGTGATCAAGGACGACGAGGCTCGGGAAGTCCGGATGTGTCTGCATTGTCGGTCGATACGGTCCGCGATTGCCGGAAGGATGGGCTCGGGCGCCACGATACAGTTCCCGACGCCCAACTTCCAGCGCTCAACGTACCCATCGCCTCTGTCAGGCGGCCCAGCTTCCGCTTGCCGACTGGCGGCGGAGGCGACCGCGCCATCCGGCAACCTTCATCAATCCCCGCGCCAGTCGGCTCGGCCCGATGACGCCGAGACGATGCCCCCGCTGCAGCAGAACAGTGGCCGCATCCAACGCGACATTGGTCGCCCAGCCGGATACGCCGTAGCCGTCGCGCCGACGTGGCCGTGCCGGTTGACCGCGTATGCCGCGTCCGGACTCGCGCGCCGCTGACCGCTCCTGGCGTCGCGCGAGGCGATCGGATCTGGTGGCCAGATGCTCTCGCAAACGGGCCGGCAGATGATCCGATATGGCGCTGCGGGTGGCCGTGTCGAAGTAAACGATGATTGCTGCGCGCTGCCGCGGCGGCAGCGCAGTCAGGATGCGGGCCGCATCGGCCGCATCGAACCCGCCGAGGATATTGGCGATGTCGGCGGGCCGCCAGTCGGCGAACAGATCCGCCGGCCGAATATCCGATGCACCATTGGCCAGGAAGCGCCGAAGGCGCCCTGTGACGGTGTGCCCTTTGGCCGGACACCCCTTGGTGATGCCGCCCTTGGTGATGCCGCCCTTGGTGATGTCTGTGTCGATTGCTGTCATCACACCCTCCAGCACATCGCGTTCCCATGGAACGCGTGTGACAAGTTCATGCCGTTTAAACACGTCTATCGGACGGGACCGTTTGCCGGTGCCGCCGATCGTCGTTTTCGCGGATGATAAGAGGAGGGTCGAAACGAATTGAAATTCGATTCTTGCCCTATCGGCCCGGTCTCACCGAGCCGACGGGTGTCAGCCGATGATCCCGATAGAACCCGCTTTGGCGGTATTCTGGGCCTGTTCGCTTAACATCCGCGACAGACTATTCGGGTCGTCCATGATGCTCATAGGCCTCATGCTGTTGGCGATGCGTGGTTTATAAGTCCTTCCGGCCCCGTCGTCAACGCCGGATCGCCTCCTTGACGCTGACACGTGAACTCTCCGCAGAAACTTTCGATCGTGACACACGAACCTGGTGCATCCGGCGCGGGGTCCCCGATCGGTGTCGGGGACGATCAGGGAATGGTTGCGCGCGATTCCACTCCAACCGTATTCCCGGGCGCAGCGCGGCACGAAGTGACGCGTTGCCGACCCGGGATCTCGCGCAGCAACTCTCGATCGTGACACACAAGCCGGGTGCATCCGGCGCGGCGTCCCCGATCGGTGTCGGGACGATCAGGGTGGCGGCGGGACTGCACAAAAATCTGTAATACCAACCCGCTACTGCATCTGAAGTTCGACGTCACAACGACGCAGTTCGCCGGCAGTGACAATGCCCTGGGAGGCCACCGTCACGGTGTGGATCTTCGCCTCGATTTCCCGATCCCAGAAATCCAGGAAGCGTCGCAGGGTCGGATATCGTGGCGCCAGATCCAGCTCCTGCCAGATGAATGTTTGAAGAAACGCGGGATGGTCGGGCAGACGATAGAGAATTTCCGCAGTCGTCAGCCGATATCCCTTCAACTGGTGCTCCAGGTCCAATCCCGACTTTTCCATGTCTCGACCTCTTCTTGTTTTGCCGGTACTTGATTCGGGGTTCGGGATTTGGGGAACGCAGCAGGTGCGGACCCCCATATTTTCCATAAGCCCCATGATAATGCTGGCACATCTGGAAGAAAAGTCAATTAATTCAATCTATTAGCAGCCATGACGCTGGGCTGCTGCCAAAAAATTGGAGCGGCATCATCAAGAGGCTTGTATTGGCGCCGGCCACTCCGTACATCAGTAGCACTCGCGGGGCTGGAGTGCTAACACACGCGGCCCACGGTTGCGGCGCCTCAAAGGCTTCGGCACCGACGAGCAGGCTGCACAACAGCTTTGGCTAATTCCGCGTCCGAGGACGCTACGACCGGCTCGCCTCGATGAGGGGGCCGCATTACAGGAGCAAGACATCATGAGTTTTCGTCCATTGCATGATCGCGTGCTGGTCCGCCGCATCGAAGCAGACGCCAAGACCAAGGGCGGAATCATCATTCCCGATACGGCCAAGGAAAAGCCGATGGAAGGCGAAGTCGTCTCCGTCGGACCCGGCGTCCGCGACGAGAGCGGCAAGATCCAGGCACTCGACGTCAAATCCGGCGACCGCATTCTTTTCGGCAAGTGGTCGGGAACTGAAATCAAATTGGACGGCGAAGATCTGCTGATCATGAAAGAGTCTGACGTACTCGGCATCATCGAGCCGTCGGCTGCTGCCAAGGCCGCATAACGCGGCTCATGATCATGTGTCTGCGACCCCCTTGTCGGGGCACATTATTGAACGGCTGGTATTTTTCTGAAGGATTGAACAATCATGTCCGCTAAAGACATTA is a window from the Fodinicurvata sp. EGI_FJ10296 genome containing:
- a CDS encoding co-chaperone GroES; this encodes MSFRPLHDRVLVRRIEADAKTKGGIIIPDTAKEKPMEGEVVSVGPGVRDESGKIQALDVKSGDRILFGKWSGTEIKLDGEDLLIMKESDVLGIIEPSAAAKAA
- a CDS encoding Usg family protein; amino-acid sequence: MEKSGLDLEHQLKGYRLTTAEILYRLPDHPAFLQTFIWQELDLAPRYPTLRRFLDFWDREIEAKIHTVTVASQGIVTAGELRRCDVELQMQ
- a CDS encoding SDR family NAD(P)-dependent oxidoreductase, encoding MSEARPDSAHSIDNARPLAGRHAVVTGGGRGIGRAIALRLADAGARITVMGRSVDQLAAVVAEIGDRNGAGPAQHLGVDVADEDSVARAFGAAGEFAPIDILINNAGIADSAPLKRTTLAQWNAIMAVNLTGVFLCTRAVLPAMTERGFGRIVSVASTAGLKGYAYVAPYCASKHGVIGMTRSLALETARTGVTVNCVCPGYTDSDIVDAAARTIAEKTGRTEEQAKVDISSGNPQKRLIQPEEVAEATLWLCDPRAGSMTGQSVAVAGGEVM
- the upp gene encoding uracil phosphoribosyltransferase, whose protein sequence is MQTHPDFPSLVVLDHPLIQHKLTLLRQIDRSTNGFRRLLREISLLMGYEVTRDLKLTTKRIETPLEPMDAPILAGKKVAIVAILRAGLGMTEGLQELIPSARCGHIGLYRDPKTHEPVEYLVKLPAPEERMFILVDPMLATGNSAAHAVDVLNAHGVSDANIRFVALVAAPEGVRRLAADHPSVQVFTAGLDRELNEHAYILPGLGDAGDRIFGTK